Proteins encoded in a region of the Stieleria neptunia genome:
- a CDS encoding ATP-dependent helicase, whose amino-acid sequence MDLNAEQTRAAEFAGDDVLVLAGAGTGKTSTIVARVVHLTQSGVDPRRILLLTFTRRAAREMRHRLTQQIGSSAKTVPTGTFHNFCLQYLRRWPDLFECGSLTIIDRDDQLQLMKLARANVVGKDAAFPKSAELANYYSYARNTNRPVAEYLAEFTDHDEDGIKRISAVLQDYTKRKHECRYFDYDDILHLFARQLHRSRIVREKMQSRYDHILVDEMQDTNPLQWLILDGMRDPAKLFCVGDDAQSIYAFRGADFRNVHSFTERVSGAQVLKLEENYRSTQEILDLSNWLLDQSALGYDKHLRAARGPGIKPVMVELDGDFEEADWVASDLMQRHEEGDPWRDHMILTRSAWAARSVEAALIENDIPYRFIGGTQLLQSAHVKDLLSLLRVIDNPADQLAWMRYLTLWPRIGEKTAATTISKLLGMPNIKVISEFLTDQYRTNPRLAESIAECLTCWDRPSDVIGAATDKMTPLLEKKYDDWDRRSKDFKLLRRLALKHQSVGEFLETYTLDPITESEASNEDVDDLVTLITVHSAKGTEAPVCYLIGVQPGNYPHVRSIGDDEKEEEERRVLYVAMTRAQNELFLTGTRRSHGAYVPHHNRFYQSGGSNTQPYFLSDVPPELVQSDLDIDTDPFDAPITSFRG is encoded by the coding sequence ATGGATTTGAACGCCGAGCAAACGCGCGCCGCCGAGTTCGCCGGGGATGACGTGCTGGTCCTGGCCGGTGCGGGGACGGGAAAGACCAGCACCATCGTCGCGCGTGTCGTCCATCTGACGCAATCCGGCGTCGACCCGCGACGTATCCTGCTGTTGACCTTCACACGACGCGCCGCCCGCGAGATGCGGCATCGACTGACACAGCAAATCGGTTCCTCGGCCAAGACCGTGCCGACGGGGACGTTTCATAACTTCTGCCTGCAATACCTGCGGCGCTGGCCGGATCTGTTCGAGTGCGGTTCGTTGACGATCATCGACCGTGACGACCAGTTGCAACTGATGAAACTGGCCCGGGCAAACGTGGTGGGAAAGGACGCCGCGTTTCCCAAGTCGGCCGAGCTTGCTAACTACTATTCCTACGCGAGGAACACGAATCGCCCGGTCGCCGAGTACCTGGCCGAGTTCACCGATCACGACGAAGACGGGATCAAGCGGATCAGCGCCGTCTTGCAGGACTACACCAAGCGCAAGCACGAGTGCCGGTACTTCGATTACGACGACATCCTGCACCTGTTCGCCCGGCAATTGCACCGCAGTCGGATCGTCCGTGAGAAGATGCAATCGCGTTATGACCACATCCTGGTCGATGAAATGCAGGACACCAATCCGCTGCAATGGTTGATCTTGGACGGCATGCGTGATCCGGCAAAATTGTTTTGCGTCGGTGACGACGCGCAGAGTATTTACGCGTTCCGCGGCGCAGACTTTCGCAACGTCCACTCCTTCACCGAGCGAGTCTCCGGGGCGCAGGTTCTGAAGCTGGAAGAAAACTATCGCAGCACCCAGGAGATTCTAGACCTGTCCAACTGGCTGCTGGACCAGTCGGCACTGGGCTATGACAAGCACCTTCGCGCCGCCCGCGGTCCCGGCATCAAACCCGTGATGGTCGAACTGGACGGCGACTTTGAGGAAGCGGATTGGGTGGCGTCGGATTTGATGCAGCGACACGAAGAGGGTGATCCATGGCGCGACCACATGATCCTGACACGCAGTGCGTGGGCGGCCCGAAGTGTCGAAGCGGCGTTGATCGAAAACGACATCCCCTATCGATTCATCGGCGGCACGCAACTGTTGCAATCGGCCCACGTCAAAGATCTGCTCAGCCTGTTGCGCGTGATCGACAACCCCGCCGATCAATTGGCTTGGATGCGGTATCTGACGCTTTGGCCGCGAATTGGTGAAAAGACGGCGGCCACCACGATCAGCAAGTTGCTGGGGATGCCAAACATCAAGGTCATCAGCGAGTTCTTGACCGATCAATACAGAACCAACCCGCGTCTGGCCGAATCGATCGCCGAGTGTCTGACGTGTTGGGACCGGCCCAGCGACGTGATCGGCGCCGCGACCGACAAAATGACGCCGCTGTTGGAAAAGAAGTACGACGATTGGGACCGCCGCAGCAAGGATTTCAAACTCTTGCGTCGCCTGGCATTAAAGCATCAATCGGTCGGCGAGTTCTTAGAAACCTACACGCTGGACCCGATCACCGAGTCCGAAGCCAGCAACGAAGACGTCGACGATTTGGTGACTCTGATCACGGTGCACAGTGCCAAGGGTACCGAAGCACCGGTGTGCTATCTGATCGGCGTCCAGCCGGGCAACTATCCCCACGTCCGCAGCATCGGCGACGATGAAAAAGAGGAAGAGGAGCGACGGGTATTGTACGTCGCGATGACGCGTGCTCAGAACGAATTGTTTCTGACCGGAACACGACGCTCGCACGGTGCCTATGTCCCGCACCACAATCGGTTTTATCAATCCGGCGGCTCGAACACCCAGCCGTACTTTTTGAGCGACGTGCCGCCCGAGTTGGTGCAGTCGGATTTGGACATCGACACCGATCCGTTCGACGCGCCGATCACCTCGTTTCGGGGGTGA
- a CDS encoding sulfatase, with protein sequence MPSKLLALVCCFVGLPATALSSPSAAAADKPNVLFIFLDDFGWRDAGFMGSDFYETPNLDALAARGMVFTDAYAGAANCAPSRACLLSGQYSPRHEIYNVGTSRRGKRTHGRLMHIPGTDTLRTDIRTWAHCVRDAGYRTGTIGKWHLSNDPLPYGFDFNFAGTHSGSPPRGYYPPHGNIPELADAPKDEYLTNRLTDEAIQFIGQASDKPWFLYLTHFAVHTPIQGEPELVKKYKQKEPGELHDHPVMAAMIESVDRGVGRIIKTIESQGQTENTIIVFTSDNGGYGPATSMKPLKGYKGTYYEGGIREPMFVVWPGVTKPGTTCDTPVINVDLFPTFCEMTGAALPDQPIDGLSLCPLLAGDADPAFQTRSLFWHFPAYLQSYQRIDEQRDVLFRSRPCSIIRNGKWKLHEYFEDGGLELYDLEADPGETTNLAASHPQDRDRLHGLLKAWRKSTAAPVPTEPNPDFDAADEQREIARRLKKKG encoded by the coding sequence ATGCCCTCAAAATTGCTCGCACTGGTTTGTTGCTTCGTCGGTTTGCCGGCCACGGCACTTTCGTCCCCCAGCGCCGCAGCCGCCGACAAGCCGAACGTGTTGTTCATTTTCTTGGACGATTTCGGTTGGCGGGATGCCGGGTTCATGGGCAGCGACTTTTACGAGACGCCGAACCTGGATGCATTGGCCGCCCGCGGCATGGTGTTCACCGATGCCTACGCCGGCGCCGCCAATTGTGCCCCGTCGCGTGCTTGCCTGTTGTCCGGTCAATATTCACCACGCCACGAGATCTATAACGTGGGGACCTCGCGGCGGGGGAAACGAACCCACGGACGGCTGATGCACATCCCCGGCACCGACACGCTGCGAACCGACATTCGCACCTGGGCCCACTGTGTCCGTGACGCCGGCTACCGAACCGGCACGATCGGCAAATGGCATCTCAGCAACGACCCGCTTCCCTACGGATTCGATTTCAATTTTGCGGGCACGCACAGCGGCAGTCCCCCGCGCGGTTACTACCCGCCGCATGGCAACATCCCCGAGTTGGCGGATGCTCCCAAGGACGAGTACCTGACGAATCGTTTGACCGATGAAGCGATCCAGTTCATTGGCCAAGCATCCGACAAGCCTTGGTTTCTGTACCTGACCCACTTCGCCGTCCATACGCCGATTCAGGGAGAGCCGGAGTTGGTGAAAAAGTACAAACAGAAAGAACCCGGCGAACTGCACGACCATCCCGTGATGGCGGCGATGATCGAAAGTGTGGATCGAGGCGTGGGGCGGATCATCAAGACGATCGAATCGCAGGGGCAGACCGAAAACACGATCATCGTGTTCACCAGCGACAACGGCGGCTACGGTCCGGCGACTTCGATGAAACCGCTGAAAGGATACAAGGGAACGTACTACGAAGGCGGTATCCGCGAGCCGATGTTTGTCGTTTGGCCGGGTGTGACGAAGCCCGGGACGACCTGCGACACGCCGGTGATCAACGTCGACTTGTTCCCGACGTTCTGTGAGATGACCGGCGCGGCACTTCCCGATCAACCGATCGATGGGCTCAGCCTGTGCCCCCTGCTGGCCGGTGATGCCGATCCCGCGTTCCAGACACGTTCGCTGTTCTGGCATTTCCCCGCCTATCTGCAAAGCTACCAACGAATCGACGAGCAGCGCGATGTGCTGTTTCGTTCGCGGCCCTGCAGCATCATTCGCAACGGAAAATGGAAGCTGCACGAGTATTTCGAAGACGGCGGCTTGGAGCTGTATGATTTGGAAGCGGACCCGGGCGAGACGACCAATCTGGCCGCGTCGCACCCGCAAGACCGCGATCGATTGCACGGGCTGCTCAAGGCCTGGCGAAAATCGACCGCCGCCCCCGTGCCGACCGAGCCGAACCCCGACTTCGACGCCGCCGACGAGCAGCGGGAAATCGCCAGACGCTTGAAAAAAAAGGGATAA
- the tnpB gene encoding IS66 family insertion sequence element accessory protein TnpB (TnpB, as the term is used for proteins encoded by IS66 family insertion elements, is considered an accessory protein, since TnpC, encoded by a neighboring gene, is a DDE family transposase.) translates to MIAISPTTRIFVCTDATDMRKGFCGLSGLVKAHFQIDLFSGHLFVFFNRRRDYVKVLAWDKDGLSIWSKRLERGTFEKLTRSSDGDLEIDSAELIMMLRGVQIEGTQRRKRYSIDTAKVA, encoded by the coding sequence GTGATCGCAATCTCACCAACGACACGCATTTTCGTCTGCACCGACGCGACCGACATGCGAAAAGGATTCTGCGGTTTGTCGGGCCTCGTCAAAGCACACTTCCAGATCGACCTGTTCTCTGGTCACTTGTTTGTTTTCTTCAATCGCAGGCGTGACTACGTCAAGGTCTTGGCCTGGGACAAAGACGGTCTTTCTATCTGGTCGAAGCGACTCGAGCGTGGAACCTTTGAGAAGCTGACGCGAAGTTCCGACGGTGACTTGGAGATCGATTCGGCGGAACTAATCATGATGCTTCGCGGTGTGCAGATCGAAGGAACGCAGCGAAGGAAACGCTACTCGATTGACACAGCCAAAGTGGCGTAG
- the metX gene encoding homoserine O-acetyltransferase MetX: MSQPDSTTDLFASTDDDRVVGPLKHVQNVTFDGDVELELGGCLSNVSCAFETWGSLNADASNAVLVCHAVSGDSHAARHDPDDDPGWWDDLIGPGKPVDTDRFFVVCPNVLGGCRGTTGPSDLNPETGQPFGADFPRITIGDMVSVQRMLADHLGIRRWHAIVGGSLGGHQAMAWVAKHPDATDVCVVIASSARLTSQALGFDIIGRNAIQTDPHFYGGQYYDKPKRPNTGLAIARMLGHVTYLSTEAMEEKFGSDRHDPREIVSVFEQRFSIGSYLAHQGQKFTTRFDANSYITLTMAMDLYDLGVNRLQLMETFNDADCQFVVVSFSSDWLFTPDQSRDIVNALAALGKPVTYAEITTPRGHDSFLIAEDIDQYGPLVQARLGDADTTPTSISDVEELILAEIPAGASVLDLGCGDGHLLAALRKRGHEKLVGVEVEQESIVKTGRRGIDVIDYDLNHGLPAFIDNQFDVVVLSATLQAVANVETLFQEMIRVGRRIIVSFPNFAYRKLREDYVVRGRSPKAPGEFAFEWYNTPNRRFPSIADVHDLCRQMSLRLDKEIYVDASLGKRIDADNDPNLNADTAILVISG; this comes from the coding sequence GTGAGCCAGCCCGATTCCACCACCGATCTGTTCGCAAGCACCGACGACGACCGCGTCGTCGGACCGCTCAAGCATGTCCAGAACGTGACCTTCGACGGCGACGTTGAACTGGAACTGGGCGGATGCCTGAGCAACGTTAGCTGCGCGTTCGAAACCTGGGGCTCGCTTAACGCCGATGCCTCCAACGCCGTGCTGGTCTGTCATGCCGTCTCAGGAGACTCCCACGCCGCACGGCATGACCCCGACGACGATCCCGGCTGGTGGGACGATCTGATCGGCCCCGGCAAACCGGTCGACACGGATCGGTTCTTCGTCGTCTGTCCCAATGTCTTGGGCGGATGTCGCGGCACGACCGGCCCCAGCGATCTCAACCCGGAAACCGGCCAGCCCTTCGGTGCCGACTTTCCGCGGATCACGATCGGCGACATGGTCTCGGTCCAGCGGATGCTGGCCGACCACCTGGGCATCCGCCGCTGGCACGCCATCGTCGGCGGTTCCTTGGGCGGACACCAGGCGATGGCCTGGGTCGCCAAACATCCCGATGCGACCGACGTGTGCGTTGTGATCGCGTCGAGCGCACGGCTGACCAGCCAAGCGCTGGGGTTCGACATCATCGGCCGCAACGCCATCCAAACCGACCCGCACTTTTACGGCGGCCAGTATTACGACAAACCCAAACGGCCCAATACCGGGCTGGCCATCGCGCGCATGCTCGGTCACGTGACCTATTTGTCGACCGAAGCGATGGAGGAAAAGTTCGGCTCCGATCGTCACGACCCGCGCGAGATCGTGTCCGTGTTCGAACAACGATTCAGCATCGGTTCCTACCTGGCACACCAGGGCCAGAAATTCACCACCCGTTTCGACGCCAACAGCTACATCACGCTGACGATGGCGATGGATCTGTATGATCTGGGCGTCAATCGGCTGCAATTGATGGAAACCTTCAACGATGCGGATTGCCAGTTCGTGGTCGTCAGTTTCAGCAGCGATTGGTTGTTTACCCCGGACCAGTCGCGTGACATCGTCAACGCGCTCGCGGCGCTGGGCAAGCCGGTGACCTACGCCGAAATCACCACGCCGCGGGGCCACGATTCCTTTCTGATCGCCGAAGACATCGACCAGTACGGGCCGCTGGTGCAAGCCCGACTCGGCGACGCCGACACCACGCCGACCTCGATTTCGGACGTCGAGGAGTTGATCCTGGCCGAGATTCCTGCCGGCGCGTCGGTGCTCGATCTGGGCTGTGGGGATGGCCACCTGTTGGCCGCGCTTCGCAAACGGGGACATGAAAAATTAGTCGGCGTCGAAGTCGAACAGGAAAGCATTGTCAAAACCGGACGCCGGGGCATCGACGTGATCGATTATGACCTGAACCATGGCTTGCCCGCGTTCATCGACAATCAATTCGACGTCGTCGTCCTGAGCGCGACCTTGCAAGCGGTCGCCAACGTGGAAACGCTGTTTCAGGAAATGATCCGTGTCGGTCGACGGATCATCGTCAGTTTCCCGAACTTTGCCTACCGAAAACTGAGAGAAGACTATGTTGTCCGCGGGCGTTCACCCAAAGCGCCCGGTGAATTCGCTTTCGAATGGTACAACACGCCCAATCGGCGGTTCCCCAGCATCGCCGATGTTCATGACCTGTGTCGCCAAATGTCGCTTCGCTTGGATAAAGAGATCTACGTCGACGCTTCCCTCGGGAAACGCATCGACGCCGACAACGATCCCAATCTGAACGCCGACACCGCGATCCTGGTGATTTCAGGCTAA
- the tnpC gene encoding IS66 family transposase, translated as MTEPENQDDLQSLRRFNDELVETVQSQQKTIAQLREELNLYRRKLFGQSSERHAEDDSQLHLFDLGESVNEGDDDEQDPPKSRKKRRRKKKSEKLPAHLRRKIIEADVSSKERMCSCCGEEMPIIGTDISERLDLIPAELFVWEIRRHKRACGKCRESIAQVPAGSEPGGPTTPVAGSDYGFGVYTQIITNKFADHLPLYRGEDIFARAGVMIPRNTQFGMLVNIAALVAPLIALMKSRIVSGRVLGVDDTSVRLQDPALPGKMRTARFWLYRGREDHPYNVFDFTESRGRDGPAGFLKDFHGHAVVDAYGVHEGVYLGKHDQIFAACCNCHARRKFVEAKPNDPVAAARALAMYRGLYDVEDRAKQCSADERLELRQLESAPLMNQLHDWLIEKSSDPRVLPKSSLGKAVRYSLNQWDELTVFLGDGAIPFDNNQTENELRSLTIGRQNWLFVGSNRGGEVAAAMYSLVSSAARHHLDAWAYVDDCLRKLAGGSTDYEALLPDVWRGRHPESIRVYRDAEQASRRLTTQQRRVRRREAKVA; from the coding sequence ATGACTGAGCCGGAGAATCAAGACGACTTGCAGAGCCTCCGGCGGTTCAATGATGAGTTGGTCGAAACGGTTCAGTCACAACAGAAGACGATCGCACAACTTCGCGAAGAACTGAACCTGTACCGTCGCAAACTGTTTGGTCAATCCTCCGAGCGGCATGCCGAAGACGATTCGCAGTTGCATCTGTTCGATCTCGGCGAGTCGGTCAATGAAGGCGATGATGACGAGCAGGATCCGCCGAAGTCTCGCAAGAAGCGACGCCGTAAGAAGAAGTCCGAAAAACTACCGGCTCACTTGAGACGCAAGATCATCGAGGCGGACGTCTCGTCCAAAGAGCGAATGTGTTCTTGCTGTGGCGAAGAGATGCCCATCATTGGCACGGACATCAGCGAGCGGCTCGATCTGATTCCGGCGGAACTCTTCGTTTGGGAAATCCGTCGTCATAAGCGTGCCTGTGGCAAGTGCAGAGAGTCGATCGCGCAGGTTCCCGCCGGCAGCGAGCCCGGTGGACCGACCACGCCGGTTGCCGGCAGTGATTATGGCTTTGGCGTTTACACGCAAATCATCACCAACAAGTTTGCCGACCATTTGCCACTGTATCGAGGTGAAGATATCTTCGCCCGCGCAGGCGTGATGATCCCGAGAAACACGCAGTTTGGGATGCTTGTGAACATCGCGGCACTCGTCGCACCGCTGATCGCCTTGATGAAATCGCGAATCGTTTCGGGCCGCGTACTGGGCGTCGATGACACGTCGGTGCGGCTGCAAGATCCTGCCTTGCCCGGCAAGATGCGAACGGCTCGCTTCTGGCTGTATCGTGGCCGCGAAGACCATCCGTACAACGTGTTCGACTTTACCGAGAGTCGTGGGCGCGACGGTCCGGCGGGATTCTTGAAGGATTTTCACGGCCACGCGGTGGTCGACGCCTATGGAGTTCACGAGGGAGTCTACCTGGGGAAACACGATCAGATCTTTGCCGCGTGTTGTAACTGTCACGCTCGGAGGAAGTTCGTCGAAGCAAAGCCGAACGATCCGGTGGCCGCTGCGCGTGCGCTTGCGATGTACCGAGGACTTTATGACGTCGAGGATCGCGCAAAGCAGTGTAGTGCCGACGAGCGTCTTGAGCTTCGCCAGCTTGAATCGGCCCCGTTGATGAACCAACTCCATGACTGGTTGATCGAGAAGAGCAGCGATCCGCGAGTGTTGCCCAAGAGTTCGCTTGGCAAGGCCGTCAGGTACTCGCTGAATCAGTGGGACGAGTTAACGGTGTTTCTAGGCGATGGAGCGATTCCGTTTGACAACAACCAAACAGAGAACGAGCTTCGGAGCCTGACGATCGGTCGTCAGAACTGGTTGTTCGTCGGCTCCAATCGCGGTGGCGAAGTAGCCGCTGCGATGTACAGCTTGGTATCATCGGCGGCGCGGCATCATCTCGATGCTTGGGCTTACGTGGACGATTGCCTTCGCAAGCTTGCCGGTGGCTCGACGGACTACGAAGCGTTGCTTCCGGATGTTTGGCGAGGCCGCCATCCCGAGAGCATTCGAGTGTATCGTGATGCCGAGCAGGCGTCGCGACGATTGACAACTCAGCAACGCCGCGTGCGTCGGCGCGAAGCCAAGGTGGCGTGA
- a CDS encoding DUF3592 domain-containing protein, producing the protein MPIPTGLLSVLLALGVLYGPLLIALPDLVYAERAGVSATVWSLVRLRLLGWPVWRLIGIAREVQSRGYVCDLSLVRRCYRPKIADQEWLEKCLEELVGSGAQPNQRRVKRRLRDAAGCRRLRNQAGAFFSILLLLAVFLFVFLFFRGRSLIVDWVLPPPNWQQTDGRLIGSSSGRSGIDSYTIAYEVSGDSYQATCYPAGNQLDLGADGGVSVEYDSAYPWRARIVGTAEVQRLAWGLAIFPFAALLVLVPMICKATAHLVAVFFVGVTRGDWGAEAAAA; encoded by the coding sequence ATGCCTATCCCAACCGGACTCCTCTCCGTTCTCCTCGCACTGGGCGTGCTCTATGGACCGTTGCTCATCGCGTTACCCGATCTGGTCTATGCCGAGCGGGCGGGCGTTTCCGCGACGGTATGGTCGCTTGTCAGGTTGCGTTTGCTCGGGTGGCCGGTTTGGCGATTGATCGGCATCGCGCGGGAGGTTCAATCACGTGGTTACGTCTGTGATCTGTCACTCGTGCGCAGATGCTATCGGCCAAAGATCGCTGACCAGGAGTGGCTTGAGAAATGCTTGGAAGAGTTGGTCGGTTCAGGAGCGCAACCAAACCAGCGCCGTGTCAAGCGTCGGCTTCGTGATGCGGCCGGCTGTCGTCGGTTGAGAAATCAGGCAGGGGCCTTTTTTTCAATCTTACTGTTGTTGGCCGTCTTTCTGTTCGTGTTCCTGTTTTTTCGCGGCCGTAGCTTGATCGTCGATTGGGTCCTGCCTCCGCCGAACTGGCAGCAAACGGACGGTCGATTGATCGGCTCCAGCAGTGGCCGGTCAGGTATCGATTCCTATACGATCGCATACGAGGTGAGCGGCGACAGCTACCAAGCGACTTGCTATCCGGCTGGCAATCAACTGGACTTGGGGGCCGATGGAGGCGTCTCGGTCGAATATGATTCAGCCTATCCCTGGCGAGCAAGGATCGTCGGAACAGCCGAAGTCCAACGCCTTGCCTGGGGGCTGGCCATTTTTCCGTTCGCTGCGTTGCTGGTCCTCGTTCCGATGATTTGCAAGGCGACCGCACATCTGGTAGCGGTCTTCTTCGTCGGGGTCACGAGGGGCGACTGGGGGGCCGAAGCTGCAGCAGCGTGA
- a CDS encoding O-acetylhomoserine aminocarboxypropyltransferase/cysteine synthase family protein — protein sequence MSENYRPGTLALHAGQEPDPTTNARAVPIYATTSYTFNDTDHAAALFGLTEFGNIYSRLMNPTVDVLEKRLAALDGGVTGLCFASGQSAITAAILTIAHSGQNIVSSTSLYGGTWTLFTQTFKSLGIEVRFFDPDHPEQIHGLIDENTRLVYMESIGNPKNDVPDFKAIADAAHSAPHGAIPLLCDNTVMTPMLLKPIEHGVDIVIYSTTKFIGGHGTHIGGAIVDSGNFKWADQPEKWPEFCAPSPSYHGAVFEEHLRPMGNIAYLLHARTHWLRDTGAAMSPFAAFLFLQGLETLHLRMPRHCENAQKVAEFLESHDAVEWVNYPGLKSHKDYERGQQYLPNGQGAIMGFGIKGGMEAGKKFINACKLCSHLANIGDAKTLVIHPASTTHQQLTAEEQAKAGVVPEYVRVSVGIEDVQDIIDDLKQALAAAT from the coding sequence ATGAGCGAGAATTATCGCCCCGGAACTCTGGCGTTGCACGCCGGCCAGGAACCCGACCCGACCACCAACGCCCGCGCGGTGCCGATCTATGCGACCACCAGCTACACGTTCAACGACACCGACCACGCCGCCGCGCTGTTCGGGCTGACCGAGTTCGGCAACATCTACAGCCGGCTGATGAACCCCACCGTGGATGTGCTGGAGAAACGACTGGCGGCGCTCGACGGCGGCGTCACCGGGTTGTGCTTCGCCTCCGGACAATCCGCGATCACGGCCGCGATTTTGACGATCGCCCACAGCGGTCAAAACATCGTCAGCAGCACCTCACTGTACGGTGGCACCTGGACCCTGTTCACGCAAACATTCAAGAGCCTGGGGATCGAAGTCCGTTTCTTTGACCCCGATCATCCCGAACAGATTCATGGCCTGATCGACGAGAACACCCGTCTGGTCTACATGGAATCGATCGGGAACCCCAAGAACGACGTGCCGGATTTCAAAGCGATCGCCGACGCGGCGCACAGTGCGCCCCACGGCGCGATCCCCCTGCTGTGTGACAACACCGTGATGACGCCGATGCTGCTCAAACCGATCGAGCACGGCGTCGACATCGTGATCTACAGCACGACCAAATTCATCGGCGGCCACGGCACCCACATCGGCGGCGCGATCGTCGACAGCGGCAACTTCAAATGGGCCGACCAGCCGGAGAAATGGCCGGAGTTCTGTGCGCCCTCTCCGTCCTATCACGGTGCGGTCTTCGAAGAGCATCTGCGTCCGATGGGCAACATCGCCTACCTGCTGCATGCCCGCACGCACTGGTTGCGCGACACCGGGGCGGCGATGAGTCCCTTCGCGGCGTTCCTGTTCCTGCAGGGCTTGGAAACGCTGCACCTGCGCATGCCCCGTCACTGCGAGAACGCGCAAAAAGTCGCGGAATTCCTGGAGTCCCACGATGCGGTCGAGTGGGTCAATTACCCGGGACTGAAATCGCACAAGGATTACGAGCGCGGACAACAGTACCTGCCCAATGGCCAAGGTGCGATCATGGGATTCGGGATCAAGGGTGGCATGGAAGCGGGAAAGAAATTCATCAACGCCTGCAAGCTTTGTTCACACCTGGCAAACATCGGCGACGCCAAGACGTTGGTGATTCATCCGGCCAGCACGACGCACCAGCAACTGACCGCCGAAGAACAGGCCAAGGCGGGGGTCGTTCCCGAATACGTTCGGGTCTCGGTCGGAATCGAAGATGTCCAGGACATCATCGATGACCTGAAACAGGCCCTCGCCGCGGCCACGTGA
- the tnpA gene encoding IS66 family insertion sequence element accessory protein TnpA, with protein MLDPTKKYPMVMPDGTVIKTVVALNQVIKHPRIEIGDFTYFGHLEELDDYASYLAPFLFPLSPERLVIGKFGQIAHGVRFITSSANHNLRGFSTYPFNNFRMHEQTTLEEIQAMFEIPGRKGDTVIGHVSVLSSHVDGSGSVVGFFPLLEKPMARLPDPQLARQWRERLDRFEHSELTVAKFCEVEGYSAASFYQWRRKLRDEKSPGDPAFIPVQFDASELSCAARRGFEIDLPGGATVKVPPDATTVERRELIADIVQATAVEVTL; from the coding sequence GTGCTTGATCCGACCAAGAAATACCCGATGGTGATGCCGGACGGGACTGTGATCAAGACCGTTGTGGCGCTGAATCAAGTCATCAAGCATCCTCGAATCGAGATCGGCGACTTCACGTACTTCGGTCATCTGGAAGAGTTGGACGACTATGCGAGCTATCTCGCCCCGTTTCTGTTTCCGCTCAGTCCCGAGCGTTTGGTGATTGGCAAATTTGGTCAAATCGCCCATGGCGTGCGTTTCATCACCAGTTCGGCCAATCACAATCTCCGCGGTTTCTCGACGTATCCCTTCAACAACTTTCGGATGCACGAACAGACGACCCTCGAAGAGATTCAGGCGATGTTTGAGATTCCCGGTCGCAAAGGCGACACCGTCATCGGCCACGTAAGCGTTCTATCTTCCCATGTTGACGGGAGCGGTAGCGTGGTGGGTTTCTTTCCACTTTTGGAGAAACCCATGGCACGATTGCCCGACCCACAGCTCGCCCGGCAATGGCGAGAGCGACTCGATCGATTTGAGCACTCTGAATTGACTGTCGCAAAATTCTGCGAAGTCGAAGGATACTCGGCGGCCTCCTTCTATCAGTGGCGGCGAAAGCTCCGCGACGAAAAGTCTCCCGGTGACCCGGCATTCATCCCCGTACAGTTCGATGCCAGCGAGCTTTCATGCGCAGCCCGGCGAGGCTTCGAAATCGACTTGCCCGGTGGGGCGACCGTCAAAGTGCCGCCGGATGCGACCACCGTCGAGAGACGCGAGCTGATCGCCGATATCGTCCAAGCGACTGCGGTCGAGGTAACGCTGTGA